The Nitratidesulfovibrio sp. SRB-5 genome includes a window with the following:
- a CDS encoding flagellar basal body rod protein FlgC, which yields MIDGFGTPLSALDAFGTSMAVTANNVANMNTDEFRASDVRLQTGPASQNGQDGQERGVQVAEIRQSTTEGPLRMDLRRVVHADGSVTVETGAIEGSNTDVANEMVSMLTDQRAFEANAAVVRARDEMTGILVDRFV from the coding sequence ATGATAGACGGATTCGGCACACCGCTCAGCGCACTGGATGCCTTCGGCACGTCCATGGCCGTCACGGCCAACAACGTGGCGAACATGAACACGGACGAATTCCGTGCGTCCGACGTGCGCCTGCAAACCGGTCCTGCCAGCCAGAACGGGCAGGACGGGCAGGAGCGGGGCGTGCAGGTGGCGGAAATCCGCCAGAGCACCACCGAAGGCCCGCTGCGCATGGATCTGCGCCGCGTGGTGCATGCGGACGGCAGCGTTACGGTGGAGACAGGCGCCATAGAAGGCAGCAACACCGACGTGGCCAACGAGATGGTCAGCATGCTCACGGACCAGCGCGCCTTCGAGGCCAACGCCGCCGTGGTGCGCGCACGGGACGAGATGACGGGGATACTCGTGGACCGCTTCGTCTAG
- the nikR gene encoding nickel-responsive transcriptional regulator NikR translates to MGRTIRFGVSLDSDLLEKFDALCDDRCYQTRSEAIRDLIRNTLVQQEWEDTDREIAGTLTIVYDHHKSDLAQRLTEIQHDHHGIIITSLHVHLDHHNCLEVLVLKGPGADVRTLSQRLISTKGVKHGKLSLTTTGQDLT, encoded by the coding sequence ATGGGCCGCACCATCCGCTTCGGCGTCTCTCTCGATTCCGACCTGCTCGAAAAATTCGATGCCCTGTGCGACGACCGCTGCTACCAGACCCGGTCGGAAGCCATCCGCGACCTGATCCGCAACACTCTGGTCCAGCAGGAATGGGAAGACACCGACCGCGAAATCGCGGGCACCCTGACCATCGTGTACGACCACCACAAGAGCGATCTGGCCCAGCGGCTGACCGAAATCCAGCACGACCACCACGGCATCATCATCACCTCGCTGCACGTGCATCTGGACCACCACAACTGCCTCGAGGTGCTGGTGCTGAAGGGCCCCGGCGCGGACGTGCGCACCCTGTCGCAGCGGCTCATTTCCACCAAGGGCGTGAAGCACGGCAAGCTTTCGCTTACCACCACCGGGCAAGACCTCACCTAA
- a CDS encoding AEC family transporter, whose product MLDILSALVPVFGIIVLGMCVERMGSLPKGTPAALNQFVFRVSLPALLFHAVARKTPEELARGGFAVGTVAGMLLAFALGYLLCSRGGRRHGPDVAVLAQAASFPNSAFLGLPIVTSLVPGNDDAVLAGGMVSVLCLAVLLVTMARLEAIRRGGGLSWRVLREVAAALGRNPILLASVGGVAVSLSGLGLARPVAAMASMLGATASPCALFGIGMVLAAQLTAEGAGCPPGSAGDGSGECDPQALSPLARQVAVNAVKLFAHPALTWLCLWALGVRGQWLGMGVLFAAMPTAAVAYVVAESYGAGTRDTSRAIVVSTMLSALTLFGTVVLLRHLQLL is encoded by the coding sequence GTGCTCGACATTCTTTCCGCCCTGGTTCCGGTGTTCGGCATCATCGTGCTGGGCATGTGCGTGGAGCGCATGGGCAGCCTGCCCAAGGGCACGCCCGCCGCCCTGAACCAGTTCGTGTTCCGGGTTTCGCTGCCCGCGCTGCTGTTCCATGCCGTGGCCCGCAAGACGCCGGAAGAACTGGCGCGCGGCGGCTTTGCCGTGGGCACGGTGGCGGGGATGCTGCTGGCCTTTGCGCTGGGGTATCTGCTGTGCTCGCGCGGGGGGCGGCGCCACGGCCCGGACGTGGCCGTGCTGGCCCAGGCCGCCAGCTTTCCCAACAGCGCCTTTCTGGGGCTGCCCATCGTGACCTCACTGGTGCCCGGCAACGACGACGCGGTGCTGGCCGGGGGCATGGTCTCCGTGCTGTGCCTTGCCGTGCTGCTGGTGACCATGGCCCGGCTGGAGGCCATCCGCAGGGGCGGCGGCCTGTCGTGGCGGGTGCTGCGCGAGGTGGCGGCTGCCCTTGGGCGCAATCCCATCCTGTTGGCCTCCGTGGGCGGGGTGGCGGTAAGCCTTTCCGGGCTGGGGCTGGCCCGCCCCGTGGCCGCCATGGCCTCCATGCTGGGGGCCACGGCATCGCCGTGCGCGCTGTTCGGCATCGGCATGGTGCTGGCCGCGCAACTGACCGCCGAGGGCGCAGGCTGCCCGCCCGGCAGCGCGGGGGACGGCAGCGGCGAATGCGACCCGCAGGCCCTTTCGCCGCTGGCCCGGCAGGTGGCGGTGAACGCGGTGAAGCTGTTCGCCCACCCGGCGCTGACCTGGCTGTGCCTGTGGGCGCTGGGAGTGCGCGGGCAGTGGCTGGGCATGGGGGTGCTGTTCGCGGCCATGCCCACGGCGGCGGTGGCCTACGTGGTGGCGGAAAGCTACGGCGCGGGCACGCGCGACACCTCCCGGGCCATCGTGGTGAGCACCATGCTTTCCGCGCTGACGCTGTTCGGCACCGTGGTGCTGCTGCGGCATCTGCAATTGCTGTAG
- the folE2 gene encoding GTP cyclohydrolase FolE2, with the protein MEDVQNSPAQVAMPIDRVGVKNLKLPLVVRDRAQGSQHTVATVDIGVDLPAEFKGTHMSRFVEALENWSEELDYNSMKRLLEDVKERLHARKAYALFRFPYFVRKGAPATASSGLVWYECRLTGELGDGKPSFLLELEVPVMTVCPCSKAISDEGAHSQRAVVRMSIRMTGFSWMEEFIDLAEAAGSSPVYTLLKREDEKFVTEDAFAHPTFVEDVVRAAAQRLEGHPHVAWFRVEVESFESIHCHNAFASIEREVRKG; encoded by the coding sequence ATGGAAGACGTACAGAACAGCCCGGCGCAGGTGGCCATGCCCATCGACCGCGTGGGCGTGAAGAACCTCAAGCTGCCCCTGGTGGTCCGCGACCGGGCCCAGGGCAGCCAGCATACCGTGGCCACCGTGGACATCGGCGTGGATCTGCCCGCGGAATTCAAGGGCACCCACATGAGCCGCTTCGTCGAGGCGCTGGAGAACTGGTCCGAGGAACTGGACTACAACTCCATGAAGCGCCTGCTCGAAGACGTGAAGGAACGGCTGCACGCCCGCAAGGCCTACGCGCTGTTCCGCTTTCCCTACTTCGTGCGCAAGGGCGCGCCCGCCACGGCCAGCTCCGGCCTGGTGTGGTACGAATGCCGCCTGACGGGTGAACTGGGCGACGGCAAGCCCTCGTTCCTGCTGGAACTGGAAGTGCCGGTGATGACCGTGTGCCCGTGCTCCAAGGCCATCAGCGACGAAGGGGCGCACAGCCAGCGCGCCGTGGTGCGCATGTCCATCCGCATGACCGGGTTCAGTTGGATGGAAGAGTTCATCGATCTGGCCGAGGCGGCGGGTTCGTCGCCGGTGTACACCCTGCTGAAGCGCGAGGACGAGAAATTCGTCACCGAGGACGCCTTCGCCCATCCGACGTTTGTGGAAGACGTGGTGCGCGCGGCGGCCCAGCGACTGGAAGGCCACCCCCACGTGGCCTGGTTCCGCGTGGAGGTGGAAAGCTTCGAATCCATCCACTGCCACAACGCCTTCGCCAGCATCGAGCGGGAAGTGCGCAAGGGCTAG